In a single window of the Allobranchiibius huperziae genome:
- a CDS encoding MarR family winged helix-turn-helix transcriptional regulator: MKSERARDDDVAPPIARTAPPTLLYLMKQVELSVRAALDDLARPEGLTALQYTALTVLERHPDLTAAHLARLSFVTAQSTADMVGALLDRNLIERHRDPRDRRRLVIALTPEGGRVLDRMRPQVTALEERMLARASTAQSAALRQTLELCRRALHEDPSAD; the protein is encoded by the coding sequence ATGAAGAGCGAGCGGGCGCGGGACGACGACGTCGCGCCGCCGATCGCGCGGACGGCGCCCCCGACGCTGCTCTACCTGATGAAGCAGGTCGAGCTGTCGGTGCGCGCCGCACTGGACGACCTCGCCCGTCCCGAGGGTCTGACCGCCCTGCAGTACACCGCGCTCACCGTGCTCGAACGCCATCCCGATCTCACCGCCGCACACCTGGCGCGCCTGTCGTTCGTGACCGCGCAGAGCACGGCCGACATGGTGGGCGCCCTGCTCGACCGGAACCTGATCGAGCGGCACCGCGACCCCCGCGACCGTCGTCGCCTGGTGATCGCCCTCACTCCCGAGGGCGGGCGGGTGCTGGATCGGATGCGGCCGCAGGTCACCGCGCTCGAGGAGCGCATGCTCGCCCGCGCCAGCACCGCGCAGTCGGCCGCGCTGCGGCAGACCCTGGAGCTGTGCCGCCGGGCCCTGCACGAGGACCCCTCCGCCGACTGA